In Rhodothermales bacterium, the following proteins share a genomic window:
- a CDS encoding PP2C family protein-serine/threonine phosphatase produces MIDPKQFYRKMDRVLGQIAETGSGSAFVGHILVELENAFGAELHFASGHLYQESTEGYRLVEATHPPAIFPDVLPFEDKVVLMIEAEGGVIFDDRDVAPAWFYRLGAFNAFVGFQIQGPPGMSAIILYGLQPGWEREEIAFCLNGARFAMNYRLKAEAAQSDMDKAAAIQRSLLPTKPPVFKGYEIAVRTQPAEAVGGDMYDFLDLGDDILGIAMGDASGHGLPAALLVRDVIMGIRMGIGTNLKMLYTMKKLNRVIHESTYSTRFISVFFAELEAHGGILYTNAGHTSGIILSGDDVQIMEPTGTIMGPLPDIPLERAYAMLPPGGLFILYTDGITERLLEDGSEFGEAGLIDLIQSVRDLPVPEIVDAVFERALSLDHESDLLEDDATLMIIRRDP; encoded by the coding sequence ATGATTGACCCCAAACAATTTTACCGGAAGATGGACCGGGTACTCGGGCAGATTGCCGAGACCGGATCCGGAAGCGCATTCGTCGGCCACATCCTGGTGGAATTGGAGAATGCGTTCGGGGCAGAGCTGCATTTTGCCAGCGGCCACCTCTACCAGGAATCCACGGAAGGATACCGGTTGGTGGAGGCCACGCATCCTCCGGCCATCTTCCCGGACGTGCTCCCGTTCGAGGACAAGGTCGTCCTCATGATCGAGGCCGAAGGCGGCGTGATTTTCGACGATCGCGATGTGGCTCCCGCGTGGTTCTACCGGTTGGGCGCGTTCAATGCCTTCGTCGGGTTCCAGATACAGGGTCCGCCGGGCATGTCGGCCATCATCCTTTACGGATTGCAGCCCGGGTGGGAGCGCGAGGAAATCGCCTTCTGTCTGAACGGTGCGCGCTTCGCGATGAACTACCGCCTGAAGGCGGAGGCAGCCCAATCCGACATGGACAAGGCGGCTGCCATCCAGCGGAGTCTCCTGCCCACCAAACCGCCGGTCTTCAAGGGCTACGAAATCGCCGTCCGGACGCAGCCGGCCGAGGCCGTGGGCGGCGACATGTATGACTTCCTGGATCTGGGGGACGACATCCTGGGCATTGCCATGGGCGATGCCTCGGGACATGGATTGCCGGCCGCCCTCCTGGTCCGCGACGTCATCATGGGCATCCGGATGGGCATCGGGACCAACCTGAAGATGCTCTACACCATGAAGAAGCTGAACCGGGTCATCCACGAGAGTACCTACTCGACACGGTTCATCAGCGTGTTCTTCGCCGAACTGGAGGCGCACGGCGGCATCCTCTACACGAATGCCGGCCACACCTCGGGCATCATCCTTTCCGGCGATGACGTTCAGATCATGGAGCCCACCGGAACCATCATGGGTCCGCTGCCGGACATTCCACTCGAGCGGGCCTACGCCATGCTGCCCCCGGGCGGTCTCTTCATCCTGTACACGGACGGCATCACGGAGCGTCTCCTGGAAGACGGATCGGAGTTCGGAGAAGCCGGATTGATTGACCTCATCCAGTCGGTGCGTGACCTTCCCGTGCCGGAAATTGTCGATGCCGTATTCGAGCGGGCCCTCAGCCTGGACCACGAATCGGACCTGCTCGAGGACGATGCCACGCTCATGATCATCCGGCGGGATCCGTAA
- the dnaB gene encoding replicative DNA helicase has protein sequence MSDHPHIPRETAITTIPRGAQLPAGRVPPQATEVEQSVLGAMLLERDAIPKTIEILAPDAFYSERHNKIYSAILNLFDRGNPVDMITLSDELKRRGELDSVGGSYYLSELTSAVASAANVEYHARIIAEKSLLRKMIETMSTLIGQAYDPGADAFELLDTAEGDIFRISDSQLRRSATSMRDVLKDTIARLESIHGREGGITGVPSGFSRLDQMTGGWQPSDLIIIAARPSMGKTALTLAMARNAAMHAAKPVGVVIFSLEMSAGQLAQRLLTSEARVDAQAARTGRLSDGDWPKLVRAAGRLSDAPIFIDDTPGLTALELRAKCRRLKAEHGIGLVVVDYLQLMHGSGMGKNSNREQEIAGISRSLKGLAKELNVPVIALSQLSRAVETRGGDKRPQLSDLRESGSIEQDADVVAFIYRAARYGITVDENGNSTEGLAEILVSKQRNGPIGDVTLAWVDQYARFENLTTYYAPGDFKPEDSGDGASLTSGDDAPF, from the coding sequence ATGAGCGATCATCCCCACATACCCCGGGAAACAGCGATCACCACGATCCCGAGAGGCGCGCAGCTGCCGGCAGGGCGCGTACCTCCGCAGGCCACGGAGGTGGAGCAATCCGTCCTCGGGGCCATGCTCCTGGAACGCGACGCCATCCCGAAGACCATCGAGATCCTGGCTCCGGACGCGTTCTACTCCGAGCGGCACAACAAGATATATTCGGCCATCCTGAACCTGTTCGACCGGGGCAACCCGGTGGACATGATCACGCTGTCGGACGAACTCAAGCGGCGGGGCGAGCTGGATTCGGTGGGGGGATCCTATTACCTGTCGGAATTGACATCGGCGGTGGCATCGGCGGCAAACGTGGAATACCACGCCCGCATCATTGCCGAGAAGTCATTGTTGCGCAAGATGATCGAGACCATGAGCACACTCATCGGCCAGGCCTACGATCCGGGCGCCGATGCGTTCGAGTTGCTGGACACGGCCGAGGGAGACATCTTCCGGATATCCGACTCGCAATTGCGCCGGTCGGCGACGTCCATGCGCGACGTGCTCAAGGATACCATTGCCCGCCTGGAGTCCATCCATGGGCGAGAAGGGGGCATTACCGGGGTTCCGAGCGGTTTTTCGCGGCTCGATCAGATGACCGGCGGTTGGCAACCGTCGGACCTCATCATCATCGCGGCCCGGCCTTCCATGGGAAAGACGGCGCTTACGCTGGCCATGGCGCGCAATGCCGCCATGCACGCGGCCAAGCCCGTTGGCGTCGTCATTTTTTCGCTTGAAATGAGCGCCGGACAGCTGGCGCAGCGCCTGTTGACCTCCGAAGCCCGGGTCGATGCGCAAGCCGCCCGTACGGGCCGCCTGTCCGATGGCGACTGGCCGAAACTGGTGCGGGCCGCGGGTCGCCTGTCCGATGCGCCGATTTTCATTGACGACACGCCCGGCTTGACCGCGCTGGAACTGCGGGCCAAATGCCGCCGCCTCAAGGCCGAGCACGGCATCGGACTCGTGGTGGTGGATTACCTCCAGCTCATGCACGGATCGGGCATGGGCAAGAACTCGAATCGCGAACAGGAAATCGCCGGGATTTCCCGGTCGCTGAAAGGGCTGGCCAAGGAACTGAATGTCCCGGTCATCGCCCTGTCCCAGCTGTCCCGGGCCGTGGAGACGCGCGGGGGCGACAAGCGCCCTCAATTGTCCGATTTGCGTGAATCCGGATCCATCGAGCAGGACGCGGACGTCGTGGCGTTCATCTACCGGGCGGCCCGATACGGCATTACCGTGGACGAAAACGGCAATTCCACGGAAGGCCTTGCCGAAATCCTGGTCAGCAAGCAGCGGAACGGTCCGATCGGGGATGTAACCCTGGCCTGGGTCGATCAGTACGCCCGTTTCGAAAACCTGACGACCTATTACGCTCCGGGCGATTTCAAACCCGAAGACAGCGGCGACGGTGCCAGCCTCACCAGTGGAGACGACGCACCCTTCTGA
- a CDS encoding uracil-DNA glycosylase, whose amino-acid sequence MAHRLRIPYFSGPYPGLPPGPSRFPSFSMPDIRELHDLRRLFEHQVDVHGAFLPADEPHSHASAEPEPAPASTRSMTVYDRIADLVPETEPWSALRGMGSLEEMSAWVASTVLIPLDASRTKPVFGVGNPNADLMVIGEAPGADEDRQGEPFVGRAGQLLNKILEAVQFAREDVYIANILKSRPPDNRNPTPDEVKAHLPILHRQIALIQPKLILCVGRTSGTSLLGIESSLADMRGRFHDYHGIPVMVTYHPAALLRNPNWKRPTWEDVQLLRQHYDALVSNP is encoded by the coding sequence ATGGCCCATCGACTCCGGATCCCCTATTTTTCAGGCCCCTACCCCGGCCTTCCACCCGGGCCATCCCGTTTCCCGTCCTTCTCCATGCCCGATATCCGCGAATTGCACGACCTGAGGCGCTTGTTCGAGCATCAGGTTGACGTTCACGGTGCGTTCCTTCCGGCCGACGAGCCCCATTCGCATGCATCGGCCGAGCCTGAACCGGCTCCCGCATCCACCCGTTCCATGACTGTTTACGACCGCATAGCCGACCTTGTCCCTGAAACCGAACCCTGGTCCGCCCTCCGGGGCATGGGGTCCCTCGAGGAGATGTCGGCCTGGGTGGCCAGCACCGTCCTCATCCCCCTCGACGCATCCCGGACGAAGCCCGTTTTCGGCGTGGGCAATCCGAATGCCGACCTCATGGTCATCGGTGAAGCCCCCGGTGCCGACGAGGACCGCCAGGGTGAACCGTTCGTGGGCCGCGCGGGCCAACTGTTGAACAAGATCCTGGAGGCGGTCCAGTTCGCCCGGGAGGACGTCTACATAGCGAACATCCTGAAGAGTCGGCCGCCCGACAACCGGAACCCCACGCCCGATGAGGTCAAGGCACATCTTCCCATCCTGCATCGCCAGATCGCGCTCATCCAACCGAAACTCATCCTGTGCGTCGGGCGCACATCCGGTACCTCGCTCCTGGGCATCGAGTCCTCGCTGGCCGACATGCGCGGCCGTTTCCACGACTACCACGGGATTCCCGTCATGGTGACGTACCATCCCGCCGCGTTGCTGCGCAACCCGAACTGGAAACGACCGACCTGGGAAGACGTGCAATTGCTGCGCCAGCACTATGACGCGTTGGTGTCCAACCCATGA
- the coaBC gene encoding bifunctional phosphopantothenoylcysteine decarboxylase/phosphopantothenate--cysteine ligase CoaBC, with translation MSALAGRHIVLGVCGGIAAYKTAELVRAYRKAGAEVRVLMTREATRFVTPLTLGTLSENEVLVDVFPENEAGSWTKHVAIGLWADIMVVAPATAQTISKLANGVCDSMLTAVALSRRCPLLVCPAMDHDMYVHAATQANLDTLEGRGDHIMEAAFGALASGLIGQGRLPEPAEILTRTVSVLEHTRQSGEGPLAGKRVLVTAGPTQERLDPVRYISNHSSGTMGYAVAASAARRGADVVLVSGPTALEVPPGVRRVDVESTADMHAAVREHEDADVIVMVAAVADFTPADPARSKIKKTDETADLTLTLKPTVDILADVGSRKREGQMLIGFALETEDGPDNARRKLQRKRLDWIVLNNLADEGAGFGPGTNKVTILGADGSERALPVMPKAELADAIWLYTVIG, from the coding sequence ATGAGCGCCCTGGCCGGACGACATATCGTTCTGGGCGTATGTGGCGGCATTGCCGCCTACAAGACCGCCGAATTGGTGCGGGCGTACCGGAAGGCCGGGGCCGAGGTGCGCGTCCTGATGACACGCGAGGCCACCCGGTTCGTGACACCCCTGACCCTCGGGACGCTGTCGGAGAACGAGGTCCTGGTGGATGTCTTCCCGGAAAATGAAGCCGGCAGCTGGACCAAACACGTCGCCATCGGGCTCTGGGCGGATATCATGGTAGTCGCCCCGGCCACTGCCCAGACCATCAGCAAGCTGGCCAACGGCGTGTGCGATTCCATGCTGACGGCGGTCGCCCTGTCGCGACGGTGTCCGCTGCTGGTCTGTCCCGCCATGGACCACGACATGTACGTCCACGCAGCCACACAGGCGAACCTGGACACCCTGGAGGGCCGCGGCGATCACATCATGGAGGCGGCCTTCGGGGCGCTGGCCAGCGGTCTGATCGGCCAGGGACGGCTGCCGGAGCCGGCGGAAATCCTGACCCGGACGGTATCTGTATTGGAGCACACCCGCCAGTCGGGCGAGGGACCTCTGGCCGGAAAGCGCGTGCTGGTAACCGCCGGGCCTACGCAGGAGCGCCTGGACCCGGTCCGGTACATTTCCAATCATTCATCCGGCACCATGGGTTACGCGGTTGCAGCCTCCGCGGCCCGACGGGGCGCCGACGTCGTCCTGGTCAGCGGCCCAACCGCGTTGGAGGTGCCACCAGGAGTCCGACGCGTGGACGTGGAATCCACGGCCGACATGCATGCCGCTGTCCGTGAGCATGAAGACGCCGATGTGATTGTCATGGTGGCTGCGGTCGCCGACTTCACGCCCGCCGATCCCGCCCGGTCGAAGATCAAGAAAACCGATGAAACGGCCGACCTGACCCTGACGCTCAAGCCCACGGTGGACATCCTGGCCGATGTCGGCTCCCGGAAACGTGAGGGGCAGATGCTCATCGGATTCGCTCTCGAGACCGAAGACGGCCCCGACAACGCCCGCCGCAAGCTGCAACGCAAGCGTCTGGACTGGATCGTCCTGAACAACCTCGCCGATGAGGGCGCCGGTTTCGGTCCCGGTACCAACAAGGTGACCATCCTCGGGGCGGACGGTTCGGAACGCGCGCTCCCGGTCATGCCGAAAGCGGAGTTGGCAGACGCCATCTGGTTGTACACCGTGATCGGCTGA
- the gmk gene encoding guanylate kinase has translation MTAPSGSGKTTLARRLMAALPNIRFSVSATTRAPRSGEVDGRDYHFLSPEAFEQAREEGRLAECEEVYPGCWYGTLLSEIDASDADHPILLDIDVKGASRIKEIHGDRVLTVFIRPPSLDVLEHRLRARASDSDEAIRVRLDRAAHELGWEDHFDVVIVNDNLDTAAERLVTVVGDFLVACRRTA, from the coding sequence GTGACGGCGCCCTCAGGGTCCGGAAAGACCACCCTGGCGCGCCGGCTCATGGCCGCCCTGCCGAACATCCGGTTTTCCGTTTCCGCCACGACGCGGGCACCGCGGTCGGGGGAGGTGGACGGGCGGGACTACCACTTCCTGTCACCGGAAGCCTTCGAGCAGGCACGGGAGGAAGGACGGCTGGCGGAATGCGAGGAAGTCTATCCCGGTTGCTGGTATGGAACCCTCCTCTCGGAGATCGACGCATCGGATGCCGACCATCCCATCCTGTTGGACATCGACGTGAAAGGTGCATCACGCATCAAGGAAATCCATGGGGACCGGGTTCTGACGGTGTTCATCCGTCCGCCTTCCCTGGATGTCCTGGAGCACCGTTTGCGGGCACGGGCCAGCGATTCCGATGAGGCTATCCGCGTCCGGCTGGATCGCGCGGCACATGAACTGGGTTGGGAGGACCACTTTGATGTGGTCATTGTGAACGACAACCTGGATACCGCGGCCGAGCGCTTGGTGACGGTCGTGGGGGATTTCCTGGTCGCCTGCCGGAGAACGGCATGA
- a CDS encoding YicC/YloC family endoribonuclease, translated as MIASMTGFGRGEATSGGYTATVELRSVNSRYCEVSTRLPRSLNARDAELQRLVKDRFARGRISLQVQIEDPTADEVPVVVNDNAVRQYRALLQHVAETAGLEPVITLDQILRFPEILTPVDPEEPSEDAVWNATVAALNLAGDGMRTMRLDEGKALARELRERLDGIETNLAEIERLAPLRVTGTHERLVDRLREFMEDERLDRSRLEFEMAVLADKLDVREECVRLHSHLHLFRQALGSSEPVGRKLNFLSQEMNREVNTIGSKSNDAEMAHLVVGMKEDLEKIREQIENVE; from the coding sequence ATGATAGCGAGCATGACCGGCTTCGGCCGCGGAGAAGCCACATCGGGCGGATACACGGCCACCGTCGAACTCCGGTCCGTGAACAGCCGGTATTGTGAAGTCAGTACGCGGCTGCCGCGCTCGCTGAACGCACGCGATGCAGAATTGCAGCGCTTGGTCAAGGACCGGTTCGCACGGGGTCGGATCAGTCTGCAGGTGCAGATCGAGGATCCGACCGCGGACGAGGTGCCAGTGGTGGTCAACGACAATGCCGTTCGGCAATACCGGGCCTTGCTCCAGCACGTAGCCGAAACCGCGGGCCTGGAACCGGTCATCACCCTGGATCAGATCCTTCGCTTCCCCGAAATCCTGACGCCGGTCGACCCCGAGGAACCCTCGGAGGACGCCGTCTGGAACGCCACGGTGGCCGCATTGAACCTGGCCGGTGACGGCATGCGCACCATGCGCCTGGACGAGGGAAAGGCGCTTGCCCGGGAGCTCCGGGAGCGGCTGGACGGCATAGAGACCAACCTGGCGGAAATCGAGCGGCTGGCGCCGCTACGCGTAACCGGCACCCACGAGCGCCTGGTGGATCGCCTCCGGGAGTTCATGGAAGATGAGCGACTGGACCGCAGTCGACTGGAATTCGAAATGGCCGTACTGGCGGACAAACTGGATGTCCGGGAAGAGTGTGTCCGCCTCCACTCGCACTTGCACCTCTTCCGGCAGGCCCTCGGCAGCAGCGAGCCGGTGGGGCGCAAGTTGAATTTCCTGTCCCAGGAAATGAACCGCGAAGTCAATACCATCGGGTCCAAGTCCAACGATGCCGAAATGGCCCATCTCGTTGTCGGAATGAAGGAGGACCTCGAAAAAATCCGGGAGCAGATCGAGAATGTCGAATAG
- a CDS encoding VCBS repeat-containing protein, whose amino-acid sequence MAFFRFRPVLSALLLALIVVPSASFAQRFVDVSDRFQIGPELGVSFVGAAVGDYNADGLLDLYHPGRLYQQQPDGTFRNVINEAGILVDGELPQGGVFGDVNADGMLDLFIIATDPASRTYINQSGSSFAVAGSSLNLGVGPQVRSAHWGDFNNDGRLDLYVMRRTGDAHVFTATPDGSFSNLAGPMLAGTAPPVCSTSVRDVDQDGDLDVFVSRCAEDGSFNNFKLKSSGASRFSESQLGIQTGRSSRSSAWFDADNDGMDDLYVLNERNGFAIGTNDFYRVRRVSPTSSTVVLEYRSEESGLGGEPNEASNVAIPADFDNDGWVDVFVANSGFPSRLYRNNGDGTFTDVAGTAFPEEISAELVVSGDFNGDGYVDLAFPSPTGHRLWYNAGGSNQWLSVDVRAAGGNRLGIGARIEIVTDEGSRYRTIASGSGLSSQSDELTAYFGLGTQAQVNAIRVTWPDGDVEEFPGPFASNQRVRLVKGVGPNQPPPPFSLVQPSNGAFFETITETIELSWENPADADGDDVSWNLYLEGRSTKLAFEGISEPRIELATVNLIPNQIYRWSVVATDGHSVRSSQSAVFSFGQPQGPNPTLEAPLDFNYGLPNVRRGSVAFFDLDQDTDLDLFVSGFTGNRHVARVLRLEDAVYPIPNAEGATFVFKTYSPMEMVILPLAFSEVAFGDVDGDAFPDIVYSGLEPESSEPRTLVYLNRQSSVEELTPSSLPNLWNGSVETGDIDGDGVLDVLLTGTHSTVPPYEPVTVVAYGTGSEFTVHTDLLPGIVGGEARLADMDGDGDLDVALSGDVGNGRPFSGIFRNDNGTFVDIGADLPPLLASSLSWGDMDGDGRPDLFLTGGQVTPDLLSSQAVLVRNMDGNRFTVESGVFVGAVHGDVQWVDYEGDGDLDLIVQGAPEPFSAAIARLYRNDNGTLIPELDLSTSLFGRFAAGDYNGDGDADLVIIGTDALGASITRFWMNIQFPERLPPQ is encoded by the coding sequence ATGGCCTTCTTTCGATTCCGCCCGGTGCTCAGCGCACTCCTCCTTGCCCTGATTGTCGTCCCCTCCGCGAGCTTCGCGCAACGCTTCGTCGACGTATCGGACCGGTTCCAGATTGGCCCGGAGCTGGGTGTTTCGTTCGTCGGCGCCGCTGTTGGCGACTACAATGCGGACGGACTCCTGGACCTGTATCATCCCGGGCGCCTCTACCAGCAGCAACCCGACGGGACGTTCCGCAATGTCATCAACGAGGCCGGCATCCTCGTGGATGGAGAGTTGCCCCAGGGCGGTGTTTTCGGAGACGTGAACGCCGACGGCATGCTGGACCTGTTCATCATTGCCACGGATCCGGCAAGCCGCACCTACATCAACCAGTCCGGTTCTTCCTTTGCGGTGGCAGGATCATCGTTGAACCTCGGCGTTGGACCGCAGGTCCGGAGCGCACATTGGGGGGATTTCAACAATGATGGTCGCCTGGATCTGTATGTGATGCGCCGCACGGGCGATGCCCACGTGTTCACGGCGACGCCGGACGGATCCTTTTCCAACCTGGCAGGCCCTATGCTCGCGGGAACCGCGCCGCCTGTCTGTTCCACCTCCGTGAGGGACGTCGATCAGGATGGTGACCTTGACGTGTTCGTCAGCCGATGCGCCGAGGACGGATCCTTCAACAACTTCAAGCTGAAGTCGAGCGGCGCCAGCCGGTTTTCGGAAAGTCAGCTGGGCATCCAGACCGGACGCTCATCGCGTTCATCGGCTTGGTTCGATGCCGACAATGACGGAATGGACGATCTGTATGTGCTGAACGAACGCAACGGCTTCGCCATTGGCACCAACGATTTTTACCGCGTCCGCCGGGTCTCGCCCACATCTTCCACGGTCGTGCTGGAGTACCGCTCCGAGGAGTCGGGACTGGGCGGCGAACCGAATGAAGCATCGAATGTGGCCATTCCGGCCGATTTCGACAATGATGGCTGGGTCGACGTATTCGTCGCCAACAGCGGCTTCCCGTCCCGGCTGTACCGGAACAACGGCGACGGTACGTTCACGGATGTGGCGGGAACCGCGTTTCCGGAGGAGATTTCCGCCGAACTGGTGGTGTCGGGCGACTTCAACGGCGACGGATATGTGGATCTGGCCTTCCCCAGCCCGACCGGTCACCGACTGTGGTACAACGCCGGCGGGTCGAACCAATGGCTGTCGGTGGACGTGCGCGCGGCCGGTGGCAATCGCCTCGGAATCGGCGCGCGCATAGAAATCGTGACCGATGAAGGCTCCCGGTATCGGACGATTGCCAGCGGTTCCGGATTGTCGTCCCAGTCGGACGAGTTGACGGCCTATTTCGGGCTCGGTACGCAAGCCCAGGTGAATGCCATACGGGTGACTTGGCCGGACGGGGATGTCGAGGAGTTTCCCGGACCCTTTGCTTCGAACCAGCGCGTCCGGCTGGTCAAGGGCGTAGGCCCGAATCAGCCACCTCCTCCGTTCAGTTTGGTGCAACCGTCCAACGGGGCGTTTTTCGAGACCATCACGGAGACCATTGAATTGTCCTGGGAAAACCCGGCCGATGCTGATGGCGACGACGTTTCCTGGAACCTGTATCTGGAGGGACGCAGTACGAAACTTGCCTTCGAGGGTATTTCCGAACCCCGGATCGAGCTGGCCACGGTCAACCTGATCCCGAACCAGATCTATCGTTGGTCCGTGGTGGCCACCGACGGCCATTCGGTTCGGAGCTCGCAGTCCGCCGTCTTCAGTTTCGGACAGCCCCAGGGCCCGAATCCGACGTTGGAGGCTCCACTGGACTTCAACTATGGTCTGCCGAACGTGCGACGGGGATCGGTGGCCTTTTTCGATCTTGATCAGGACACGGACCTGGATCTGTTCGTCAGCGGATTCACGGGCAACCGACATGTCGCTCGGGTCCTGCGTCTGGAGGATGCCGTGTATCCCATACCCAATGCGGAAGGAGCCACGTTCGTGTTCAAGACGTACAGCCCCATGGAAATGGTCATCCTGCCCCTGGCCTTCTCCGAAGTGGCCTTTGGCGACGTGGACGGGGACGCGTTCCCGGATATCGTCTATTCAGGACTCGAACCGGAATCCAGCGAGCCCAGGACCCTCGTGTACCTGAACCGGCAATCATCCGTGGAAGAGCTGACGCCGTCTTCGCTGCCGAACCTGTGGAACGGCAGCGTGGAGACGGGGGACATTGACGGAGATGGAGTCCTGGACGTGCTCCTGACCGGTACGCACAGTACGGTGCCGCCCTATGAGCCGGTAACCGTTGTCGCGTACGGTACCGGGTCCGAATTCACGGTACACACCGACCTGCTTCCCGGCATCGTCGGGGGCGAGGCCCGTCTTGCCGACATGGATGGCGACGGGGATCTGGACGTGGCGCTCTCCGGCGACGTCGGCAATGGACGGCCGTTTTCCGGGATCTTCCGGAACGACAATGGCACGTTTGTGGACATCGGTGCGGACCTGCCCCCGCTCCTCGCGAGCAGTCTGTCCTGGGGAGATATGGACGGGGATGGCCGCCCCGATCTGTTCCTCACGGGCGGACAAGTAACCCCTGACCTCCTTTCATCCCAGGCTGTGTTGGTGCGAAATATGGACGGCAATCGGTTCACGGTCGAATCCGGCGTCTTCGTCGGTGCCGTGCATGGTGACGTCCAATGGGTCGACTACGAAGGGGATGGTGACCTGGATTTGATCGTACAGGGTGCCCCCGAGCCGTTTTCGGCCGCCATCGCCCGATTGTACCGCAATGACAACGGCACTCTGATTCCGGAGTTGGACCTTTCGACCTCGCTGTTCGGCCGGTTCGCGGCCGGGGACTACAACGGAGACGGCGACGCGGACCTGGTCATCATCGGGACCGATGCCCTGGGGGCGTCGATAACCCGGTTCTGGATGAACATCCAGTTCCCCGAGCGACTGCCTCCTCAGTAG
- the frr gene encoding ribosome recycling factor — protein MISESLQLILDDASEHMDASIEHLLGELKTIRAGRATPAMLENIRVDYYGSITPLNQMASISSPQSDLLVVQPWDRSALAEVEKAIQSANLGLNPSNDGSLIRLPVPPLSQERRVELAKAARIRGEDAKIAVRNVRRNSKEEIKKAQTEENLPEDMQYEAEEQLQQLTDKHIAKIDKLLDHKEAEIMEV, from the coding sequence ATGATTTCTGAATCACTGCAACTGATCCTGGACGATGCGTCAGAGCACATGGATGCCAGTATTGAGCACCTGCTGGGTGAACTCAAGACCATCCGCGCCGGCCGGGCCACACCTGCCATGCTGGAGAATATCCGGGTGGATTACTACGGCTCCATCACGCCGCTGAACCAGATGGCCAGCATCAGCTCGCCACAGTCCGATCTGTTGGTCGTACAGCCCTGGGACCGTTCGGCCTTGGCCGAGGTCGAGAAAGCCATCCAGTCGGCAAACCTCGGACTCAATCCGTCGAATGACGGATCGCTCATCCGACTGCCCGTGCCTCCCCTTTCCCAGGAGCGCCGGGTCGAACTGGCCAAAGCGGCCCGCATCCGTGGAGAGGATGCCAAGATCGCAGTCCGCAATGTGCGCCGGAACTCCAAAGAAGAGATCAAGAAGGCCCAGACGGAGGAAAACCTCCCCGAAGACATGCAGTACGAGGCCGAGGAGCAGCTTCAGCAGTTGACCGACAAGCACATTGCCAAGATCGACAAGCTGTTGGATCACAAAGAAGCCGAAATCATGGAGGTCTGA
- the pyrH gene encoding UMP kinase, with translation MDHPEPSYRRILLKLSGEALLGEKNFGIDERVINRYAEDIREVVAMGTEVAIVIGGGNIFRGVHNGSAGMSRSHADYMGMLATMINAMALQDALEQHGLQTRLQSALNMNEIAEPFIPRRAIRHLEKGRVVIFGAGTGNPYFTTDTAAALRALEIDADVILKGTRVDGIFTADPEQDPDARKYDSVDGEEVIAKNLRVMDMTAFTLCRESHVPIIVFNMNTQGNLKRVVQGENVGTTVYWSEPS, from the coding sequence GTGGACCACCCGGAACCCTCATACCGCCGGATCCTCCTCAAACTGAGCGGCGAAGCGCTGCTCGGTGAGAAGAACTTCGGTATCGATGAGCGGGTCATCAACCGCTATGCGGAGGATATCCGGGAAGTAGTGGCCATGGGGACGGAAGTCGCCATTGTCATTGGTGGAGGCAACATCTTCCGGGGTGTACACAATGGTTCGGCCGGGATGTCCCGCTCCCATGCGGATTACATGGGCATGCTGGCCACCATGATCAACGCCATGGCCCTGCAGGACGCGTTGGAACAGCATGGACTGCAGACCCGCCTGCAATCGGCACTCAACATGAACGAGATCGCCGAGCCCTTCATTCCCCGCCGGGCCATCCGCCACCTGGAGAAGGGTCGGGTCGTGATCTTCGGCGCGGGAACCGGAAATCCGTATTTTACCACCGATACGGCCGCCGCCCTCCGCGCGCTGGAGATCGACGCCGATGTCATCCTGAAAGGCACACGGGTGGACGGTATATTCACCGCCGACCCCGAGCAGGATCCCGACGCACGGAAATACGATTCGGTCGACGGAGAGGAAGTCATTGCCAAGAACCTGCGGGTCATGGACATGACGGCGTTCACGTTGTGCCGGGAATCGCACGTGCCGATCATCGTGTTCAACATGAATACGCAAGGCAACCTCAAGCGGGTTGTACAAGGTGAAAACGTCGGAACTACCGTCTATTGGAGTGAACCATCATGA